A genome region from Flavobacterium sp. includes the following:
- the kdpB gene encoding potassium-transporting ATPase subunit KdpB, with the protein MTTNKSTSLFESQQVKEAFVQSFVKLNPKMMIKNPVMFTVEIGTAIMFAVCISILMGATDQGSLAYNIIVFLILFATLLFGNFAEAIAEARGKAQADSLRKTREETPARQILPNGEIKNVSSSALKKDDIFICETGDLIAADGEIIEGLATIDESAITGESAPVIREAGGDKSSVTGGTKVLSDKIKVRVTSEPGESFLDKMIALVEGASRQKTPNEIALTILLAAFTLIFIIVCVTLKPFADYANAPITIAAFISLFVCLIPTTIGGLLSAIGIAGMDRALRANVITKSGKAVETAGDIDVLLLDKTGTITIGNRKATNFYPTKGISFDDFVKSAVLSSLADDTPEGKSILELGKMLDENSKMQSDISLFTESISQTIKFTAETRTSGVILKDGTNIRKGAQDAARKIAEQAGNVFPEDTADQVVAISSNGGTPLVVIKNDEIQGVIELQDIIKTGMKERFERLRRMGIKTVMVTGDNPLTAKFIAEKAGVDDFIAEAKPEDKMNYIRKEQAEGRLVAMMGDGTNDAPALAQANVGVAMNSGTQAAKEAGNMVDLDNDPTKLIEIVEIGKQLLMTRGTLTTFSIANDVAKYFAIVPALFITAIPALQGLNIMHLHSPESAILSAVIFNAIIIPILIPLALKGVDYRPIGASAILKRNLLIYGLGGIIVPFIGIKIIDLIVALFM; encoded by the coding sequence ATGACAACTAATAAATCTACATCATTATTTGAAAGTCAGCAGGTAAAAGAAGCATTTGTGCAGTCTTTTGTGAAACTGAATCCAAAAATGATGATTAAAAATCCGGTAATGTTTACCGTAGAAATCGGAACTGCCATTATGTTTGCAGTCTGTATTTCGATCTTAATGGGTGCTACAGATCAAGGAAGTTTAGCATATAACATCATTGTATTCCTTATTTTATTTGCTACACTTTTATTCGGAAATTTTGCCGAGGCTATTGCCGAAGCCCGAGGAAAAGCCCAAGCCGACAGTTTAAGAAAAACCCGTGAAGAAACTCCTGCAAGACAGATTCTGCCAAACGGTGAAATTAAAAACGTAAGTTCTTCAGCCTTAAAAAAAGACGATATTTTCATTTGTGAAACCGGCGATTTAATTGCTGCCGATGGAGAAATTATCGAAGGTTTAGCAACCATCGACGAAAGCGCTATTACGGGAGAAAGTGCGCCTGTAATTCGCGAAGCGGGCGGTGATAAATCTTCGGTTACAGGAGGAACAAAAGTACTTTCTGATAAAATCAAAGTCCGAGTGACTTCTGAACCTGGTGAAAGTTTCTTAGATAAAATGATTGCTTTGGTTGAAGGTGCGAGTCGTCAGAAAACACCAAACGAAATTGCTTTGACAATTCTGTTAGCAGCTTTCACTTTAATCTTCATCATTGTCTGCGTAACCTTAAAACCTTTTGCAGATTATGCCAACGCTCCTATTACCATTGCTGCTTTTATTTCTCTTTTTGTATGTTTAATTCCGACTACAATTGGTGGTTTACTTTCAGCTATTGGGATCGCAGGAATGGATAGAGCGTTGCGTGCCAACGTAATTACCAAATCAGGAAAAGCGGTTGAAACTGCCGGAGATATTGATGTTTTGCTTTTGGATAAAACAGGAACGATTACAATTGGAAACAGAAAAGCAACTAATTTTTATCCAACAAAAGGAATTTCTTTTGATGATTTTGTGAAATCTGCCGTTTTAAGCTCGCTTGCCGATGATACTCCAGAAGGAAAAAGTATTTTGGAGCTTGGTAAAATGTTAGATGAAAACAGTAAAATGCAGTCAGACATTTCACTTTTTACAGAAAGCATTTCACAAACTATCAAATTTACTGCTGAAACGAGAACTTCTGGCGTAATCTTAAAAGATGGAACCAATATTAGAAAAGGAGCTCAGGACGCTGCAAGAAAAATTGCTGAACAAGCTGGAAATGTTTTTCCTGAAGATACCGCTGATCAGGTCGTAGCAATTTCTTCTAACGGAGGAACGCCTTTAGTAGTCATTAAAAATGACGAAATTCAAGGTGTTATCGAACTTCAGGATATTATCAAAACCGGAATGAAAGAACGTTTTGAGCGTTTACGCCGAATGGGAATCAAAACGGTTATGGTTACGGGAGATAATCCTTTGACGGCTAAATTTATTGCCGAAAAAGCCGGTGTCGATGATTTTATCGCTGAAGCAAAACCGGAAGATAAAATGAACTACATCCGAAAAGAACAAGCCGAAGGACGTTTGGTTGCCATGATGGGTGACGGAACAAATGATGCTCCTGCTCTTGCCCAAGCCAACGTTGGAGTTGCCATGAACAGCGGAACTCAAGCTGCAAAAGAAGCTGGAAACATGGTCGATCTTGACAATGATCCAACGAAACTAATTGAGATTGTCGAAATTGGAAAACAGCTTTTAATGACACGCGGAACTTTGACTACGTTCTCAATCGCTAATGACGTTGCTAAATATTTTGCTATCGTTCCTGCCTTGTTTATTACGGCAATTCCAGCGCTTCAAGGCTTGAATATTATGCATCTACATAGTCCTGAAAGTGCGATTTTATCGGCTGTTATTTTTAACGCGATTATCATTCCGATTTTGATTCCGCTTGCGCTGAAAGGCGTTGATTACCGACCAATTGGAGCAAGTGCGATTCTTAAAAGAAATCTTTTAATTTATGGTTTGGGAGGAATCATTGTTCCTTTTATCGGAATTAAAATTATTGATTTGATTGTTGCCTTATTTATGTAA
- a CDS encoding four helix bundle protein: MKPHKKLNSWIKSFEFVKEIYLVTRQFPVEEKFGMTSQIRRASVSVPVNIAEGAARKGTKEFIHFLHISLGYLSELDTLILLSKELDFLGENECKQLIEKLDIIGKLICGLIKNLEART, from the coding sequence ATGAAACCACATAAAAAATTGAATTCATGGATTAAAAGTTTTGAATTCGTTAAAGAAATTTATTTAGTTACGAGACAATTTCCTGTTGAGGAAAAATTCGGAATGACTTCACAAATTCGCAGAGCGTCAGTTTCTGTTCCAGTTAATATTGCAGAGGGTGCAGCAAGAAAAGGAACAAAAGAGTTTATCCATTTTTTGCATATTTCATTAGGTTATTTATCAGAACTTGATACTTTAATATTATTAAGTAAAGAGTTAGATTTTCTCGGTGAAAATGAATGCAAACAATTAATTGAAAAATTAGATATCATAGGAAAACTCATTTGTGGATTAATTAAAAATCTTGAAGCGCGGACGTAA
- the kdpA gene encoding potassium-transporting ATPase subunit KdpA encodes MNTELIGVIGIFILTIVLAIPLGKYIAKVFLGNKTLVDPIFNPIEKFIFKISGINPAEEMNWKQHLKALLSINMVWFFLCFFVLLFQGSLPLNPDNNPSMTPDLAFNTAISFLVNCDLQHYSGESGVSYLSQMVLMFLQFVSAGVGIAAAVMVFTAMKERTTDKLGNFYNYFVKSCTRILLPLSVIVAITLVFNGTPMTFEGKDAITTLQGDNVEVSRGPAAAFVAIKHIGTNGGGFFGANSAHPLENPTYFTNAVELWAQMIVPFAMIFALGFFLNKRKLSYIIFGVMTVGFLLLVIPTISSELSGNPAITKMGIAQTTGAMEGKEVRFGPAISGFWSIATTVISTGSVNSMHDSSMPVSGAMQLLAMMVNAFYGGCGVGYLNFYIFIILAVFISGLMVGRTPEFLGKKIEAREVKIAAFIAIIHPLLILAGTALASYFTAHDTAMGYWFSGNATGWLNNPGNHGFSEMLYEYTSSAANNGSGFEGLGDNNPFWNITTGIVLLLSRFIPIIGPLAIAGLLANKKYIPESAGTLKTDTTIFGIMTFAVIAIIAALSFFPALALGPLAEYFGM; translated from the coding sequence ATGAATACAGAATTAATAGGTGTCATAGGCATTTTTATCCTTACCATTGTTTTAGCCATTCCACTGGGAAAATATATTGCTAAAGTTTTCCTGGGAAATAAAACACTTGTTGACCCGATTTTCAATCCAATTGAAAAATTTATTTTTAAAATCAGTGGCATCAATCCAGCTGAAGAAATGAACTGGAAACAACATTTAAAAGCACTTTTGAGTATCAATATGGTTTGGTTCTTTCTCTGTTTTTTTGTTCTGCTTTTTCAGGGATCTTTGCCTTTAAATCCAGATAATAATCCATCAATGACACCCGATTTGGCTTTTAATACCGCCATTTCGTTTTTAGTCAATTGTGATTTACAACATTATTCTGGCGAAAGCGGAGTTTCTTATTTGTCTCAGATGGTTTTAATGTTCTTACAATTCGTTTCTGCTGGTGTCGGAATCGCTGCTGCAGTAATGGTTTTTACTGCGATGAAAGAAAGAACTACAGACAAACTAGGGAATTTTTATAACTATTTCGTAAAAAGCTGTACACGTATTTTATTACCACTTTCAGTAATCGTAGCTATTACTTTAGTTTTCAACGGAACGCCAATGACTTTTGAAGGAAAAGATGCAATCACAACTTTGCAAGGCGATAATGTTGAAGTTTCTCGCGGCCCTGCTGCTGCTTTTGTAGCGATTAAACATATTGGTACAAATGGAGGTGGTTTTTTCGGAGCCAACTCAGCACATCCGTTAGAAAATCCAACTTATTTCACAAATGCTGTCGAACTTTGGGCGCAAATGATTGTTCCGTTTGCTATGATCTTTGCACTTGGATTTTTCTTAAACAAACGAAAATTATCCTATATCATTTTTGGTGTCATGACCGTTGGATTTTTACTCTTAGTAATTCCAACAATCTCAAGCGAACTTAGTGGAAATCCTGCTATCACAAAAATGGGAATCGCACAGACAACCGGAGCGATGGAAGGAAAAGAAGTTCGGTTTGGTCCAGCCATTTCAGGTTTCTGGAGCATTGCAACAACTGTAATTTCTACAGGATCTGTAAATAGTATGCACGATAGTTCAATGCCCGTTTCAGGCGCAATGCAATTATTGGCTATGATGGTGAATGCCTTTTATGGCGGATGTGGCGTGGGTTACCTCAACTTCTATATTTTCATTATTCTGGCCGTATTTATTTCAGGTTTAATGGTGGGTCGAACTCCTGAATTTTTAGGAAAGAAAATAGAAGCCCGGGAAGTTAAAATCGCAGCTTTTATCGCTATTATTCACCCTTTATTGATTTTAGCTGGAACCGCTTTAGCATCTTACTTTACTGCTCATGATACTGCTATGGGTTATTGGTTCAGCGGAAACGCAACAGGCTGGCTGAACAATCCCGGAAATCATGGATTCTCAGAAATGTTATATGAATATACTTCTAGCGCTGCCAACAATGGTTCTGGTTTTGAAGGTTTGGGAGATAATAATCCGTTTTGGAATATCACAACTGGAATTGTTTTATTGTTAAGCCGTTTCATTCCGATTATTGGTCCATTGGCAATTGCAGGTTTATTAGCCAATAAAAAATACATTCCTGAAAGTGCCGGAACTCTAAAAACGGATACTACTATTTTCGGAATCATGACTTTTGCGGTGATTGCTATTATTGCAGCATTATCATTCTTTCCTGCACTGGCACTTGGGCCATTGGCGGAATATTTTGGAATGTAA
- the kdpF gene encoding K(+)-transporting ATPase subunit F, with product MTALFIISIAVFVYLIYVLIKPEKF from the coding sequence ATGACTGCACTATTTATCATTTCAATCGCCGTTTTCGTGTATTTGATTTACGTATTAATCAAACCCGAAAAGTTTTAA
- a CDS encoding sigma-54 dependent transcriptional regulator — translation MTHKILIIDDEEKLRSLLARIIKSEGFEVFEAKDLKSGFKKLEQTEIDVVLCDVKLPDGNGVDFLQNIKSSFPLTEVVLLTAFGNIPDGVQAMKNGAFDYIVKGDDNDKIIPLLYKAVEKVQLQKKVQQLEKRINDKYSFSTIIGKSKGIEQVIDLAQKVAKTDSTVLLTGETGTGKEVFAQAIHENSNRAGKSFVALNCSTFSKEILESELFGHKQGAFTGAVKDKKGFIEEANGGTLFLDEIGEMPIDLQAKLLRVLETSEYIPVGDTTPKKSNFRLIAATNRDLKTESDEHRFRSDLYFRLNIFEIKLPSLRERVKDIPLLANYYVKQFSEKTNKKALQIADDFLQKLENYSWPGNIRELKNVIERSVILSSGDILTADVLPYEMQHQSENNSKPMSAFSMQSIEKLHIQKVLNYTKGNKAETARLLEIGIATLYRKLEEYRIQ, via the coding sequence ATGACACACAAAATTTTAATTATAGACGACGAAGAAAAACTGAGAAGTCTGCTGGCACGAATTATAAAATCGGAAGGATTTGAAGTTTTTGAAGCGAAAGATTTAAAATCTGGTTTTAAAAAACTGGAACAAACCGAAATTGATGTGGTTTTGTGTGATGTAAAACTCCCTGACGGAAACGGTGTTGATTTTCTTCAAAATATAAAAAGCAGTTTTCCTTTAACTGAAGTTGTTTTACTGACCGCTTTTGGAAATATTCCAGACGGCGTTCAGGCGATGAAAAATGGCGCTTTTGATTATATCGTAAAAGGCGATGATAATGATAAAATTATTCCGCTTCTTTATAAAGCTGTCGAAAAAGTGCAACTGCAGAAAAAAGTACAGCAGTTAGAAAAACGCATTAATGATAAATATTCTTTTTCTACTATTATAGGTAAATCAAAAGGAATCGAACAAGTAATTGATCTGGCACAAAAAGTCGCCAAAACCGATTCGACCGTTTTATTAACTGGTGAAACCGGAACCGGAAAAGAAGTTTTTGCGCAGGCAATTCACGAAAACAGTAATCGTGCGGGAAAATCTTTTGTGGCGTTGAACTGCAGTACTTTCAGTAAAGAAATTTTGGAAAGCGAACTTTTTGGTCATAAACAAGGTGCTTTTACGGGAGCTGTAAAAGATAAAAAAGGTTTTATCGAAGAAGCCAATGGCGGCACTTTATTTCTGGATGAAATTGGCGAAATGCCGATTGACCTGCAAGCAAAATTATTGCGTGTTTTAGAAACTTCTGAATATATTCCCGTTGGTGATACGACTCCGAAAAAGTCAAATTTCAGATTAATTGCCGCCACAAATCGTGATTTAAAAACAGAAAGCGACGAACATCGTTTTCGCTCTGATTTGTATTTCCGTTTGAATATCTTCGAAATCAAACTGCCTTCTCTACGAGAAAGAGTTAAAGATATTCCGCTATTGGCGAATTATTACGTCAAGCAATTTTCTGAAAAAACAAATAAAAAAGCTTTACAGATTGCAGATGATTTTCTTCAGAAATTAGAAAATTATTCCTGGCCTGGAAATATACGTGAGCTTAAAAATGTAATCGAAAGATCGGTTATTTTGAGCAGTGGAGATATTTTAACTGCTGATGTTTTACCTTATGAAATGCAGCATCAAAGCGAAAATAATTCGAAACCAATGTCGGCTTTCTCAATGCAGAGTATTGAGAAACTGCATATTCAAAAGGTTTTAAATTATACAAAAGGAAATAAGGCTGAAACGGCCAGATTGCTGGAAATTGGGATTGCGACTTTGTATAGAAAACTGGAAGAATACAGGATTCAATAA